GGTCATGGTCCAGGCCGGGAGATGGACCCCGGCGCACAGGAGAAAGTCTAGCTCACCAACCCCGACCTGTCTAGGAAGTAGCCGGAATACAGCATGTTTCGGCCAGATTGATCAGAAGGGGAGGGGAAGTGGAGAAGGGATGGTGGGCGATACTGGTATCGAACCAGTGGCCTCTTCCGTGTGAAGGAAGCGCTCTCCCACTGAGCTAATCGCCCAACCAAGGGCCGACTCTAGCATGGGGCCCAGGGTCAGTCAATGTGAGAGGCGTCGGTCACGGTCATTGGAGACGTCCTGTGGCTGGCTCTGATCAGCGCATTCCGTTGAAGTCGATGACCCCTGCGCGTGAGCTGTTCCAATGACGACGGACCGTGCCTTGACAGCAATGAAATCCCATTCGTAGAATGCGAAACCCACATACGCGCTTCTCATACCTTCCACTTCCATGCGAGACGATCTTCTCATTATCGGCGGGGGGCTTGCCGGCTCCGAAGCCGCCTGGCAGGCGGCTAACCGGGGAGTCAAGGTCACCCTCTATGAGATGCGGCCGAAAGAGCCGACCAAGGCTCACAAGACCGGGCTGCTCGCCGAGCTGGTCTGCTCCAATTCGCTGGGCTCCTCGGAAATCCTGAGCGCGCCGGGCATCTTGAAGGAGGAAATGCGGCGACTGGGGTCCTTGATCATCCGGGCGGCCGAGCAGGCGCGGGTGCCGGCTGGTTCCGCCCTTGCCGTGGACCGCGAACAGTTTGCCCAGCAGATCACGCGGGAATTGGAAGGCCATCCCAACGTCAGGATCCTGAGAGAGGAGGTCACGGACATCCCGGATGACGCCGTCTGCATCGTGGCGACCGGCCCCCTCACCTCGGATCGGTTGTCTCAGGCAATCAGCCGGCTGACGCACCACAAGCATTTGTACTTTTTTGACGCGATTTCCCCGATCGTCGATGCGGACTCCATCAACATGGAAGTGGTCTTCCGGGCGTCGCGATACGATAAGGGGGGCGACGACTATCTGAATTGCCCCTTTGACGAGGCGACCTATCACGCGTTCTATCAGGCGTTGCTGGCTGCCGAGAAGGTCCAGCCCAAGGACTTTGAAAAGATCCCGTACTTCGAAGGCTGTATCCCTATCGAGGTCATGGCCGAGCGGGGTCCGCAAACGATGCTCTTCGGTCCCCTCAAGCCGGTCGGGTTGGAAGATCCGCGCACGGGCCGGCGGCCCCATGCCGTCGTGCAATTGCGGGCGGAGAACATCCATCGCACGAGCTACAACCTGGTCGGGTTTCAGACCAAGTTGACCTATCCGGAGCAACGCCGCGTCTTTCGCATGATCCCAGGGTTGGAGCAGGCCGAGTTCCTGCGGTACGGAAGCCTGCATCGCAACACCTTCATCAATTCCCCCCGGCTCCTGCACAACACCTTGCAGATGAAGACGCGGGAGCAGATCTTTTTCGCCGGCCAAATCGTAGGGGTCGAGGGCTATACCGAATCGGCGGCGATGGGCGGCCTGGCCGGGATCAATGCCGTCCGCCTCCTGTCCGGGTTGCCGCCGGTGACGCCGCCGCCGACCACCGCGCACGGCTGCTTGCTGCACTACATCACCACCTGCGAGCCGAATCATTTCCAACCGATCAACACCAACTACGGGCTCTTCCCCCCGCTTCCCACCCGCATCCGGGACAAGGAGCAGAAACGCCGGCTGATCGGAGAACGGGCCGTCAAGGACCTGGAGGCATGGAAGACGCAATCCGGGCTTTCGTGACCTTCTTGGACGTTCAGCGCGGGGCCTCGCGGGACACGATCCGTAGTTACGAGTCCGATCTCCGACAGGTCGCGAAATTCCTCCAACACCAGCAGGGGAGTCAGGGCGATCCGTCTCTGACAAGCCTCACGACACAATCAATCCGGGATTATCTCGCCTGGCTGGACGGCAGGGGGGAGAAGAAATCCTCCCTGGCGCGCAAGCTGGCCACCTTGCGGAGTTTCTTCCGATTCCTGAACAGGGACGGACGTCTGTCGGGAAATCCGGCCGAGCAGGTCCGCATGCCGAAGCAGGCCAAACCGCTGCCGCGGGTGTTGACCAAGGATGATGCGGGCGTGCTGATGGAGATGCCCGAGGGAGATACGGCGCTTGCGCGGCGCGATCGGGCTATCCTCGAAACCCTCTACTCAACCGGTGCGCGGGTCAGCGAGCTGGTGCGATTAAATCGGGAAGATCTGGATCTGGTGAATGGTCTGGTCCGGCTCTCCGGCAAAGGGCGCAAGGAACGGATCGTGCCGATCGGCCAGGTGGCGATCGACGCCATCGCCCAGTATGAAGCGGGCGAGCTGCGTCACGGCGGCTCGGCCACCACGGATCGAACCGGCCCGGTCTTTCGGAATCGTCGCGGAGGGCGGTTGACCGTTCGCAGCGTCGAGCGGATCGTCGCGCGCTATTCCGCTGCGCTGCCGGGCGGGCGCGTGAGTCCCCATGCGCTACGGCATTCGTTCGCCACGCACTTGCTTGACGAAGGGGCCGATCTTCGTGCTATTCAGGAATTGCTGGGGCACGCGTCGTTGGCGACGACACAACGTTACACGCATGTGGCAACGGACCACCTCATGGCGGTCTACGATCGCGCGCATCCGCGCGCAGGCAAGACGCCCCCTGCCCGCCCGGCGACCACCAGACGATGACGATCCGCTCCACCACCATTCTCTGTGTCCGTCGTGACGGGCGCGTTGCCATGGGGTCCGACGGCCAGGTCACGCTCGGCACCACCGTGATGAAACAGAACGCCAGGAAGCTGCGACGCCTCTATCAGGACCGGGTTCTCGCCGGCTTTGCGGGCGCCACCGCCGACGCGTTTACCCTGTTTGAAAAGTTCGACGCCAAGCTGGAAGAATACCGGGGCAATCTGACGCGTGCGGCGGTCGAACTCGCCAAGGACTGGCGGACCGACCGAGTCCTCCGCCGCCTGGAAGCCCTGCTGGCCGTGGCGGACATCGAAAACTCCTTCGTCATCTCGGGCACCGGCGATGTGATCGAGCCGGAGGACGGGATTCTGGCGATCGGCTCCGGCGGACCCTACGCGCTGGCGGCTGCCAGGGGGCTGCTCATGCATTCGACCTTGAATGCGCGCCGCGTGGTCGAGGAGTCCATGCGGATCGCGGGGGGGATCGACATCTACACCAATCAACAGCTCGTGGTCGAGGAGCTGGCCAGGTAGGCTCCTCGGTCGATCGGTCGAACGATAGGATTACCGTGAAGCTCGAACGCGACACGCACCCGCTCAACGTCAACAGCCTCACGCCGAGGCAGATCGTGCAGGAGTTGGACCGCTACGTCATCGGCCAGCGCGAGGCCAAGCGCATGGTCGCGATCGCGCTGCGCAACCGTTGGCGGCGGCAACAGCTTCCGCCGGAGTTGCGCGACGAAGTCATGCCGAAGAACATCATCATGATCGGCCCCACCGGCGTCGGCAAAACCGAGATTGCGCGGCGCCTGGCCAAGTTGGCGGAGGCGCCCTTCATCAAGGTGGAAGCTTCCAAGTTCACCGAAGTGGGCTATGTCGGCCGGGATGTCGAATCCATCATTCGGGATCTGACCGAGGCAGCCGTGGGGCTGGTGAAGGCCAGGCATCTGGAGGAAGTCAGGCAGAAGGCCGAACAGTTGGGGGAAGAGCGGCTGCTGGACCTGCTGCTGCCGAGTCAGAAGTCTTCCCTGGGCTTCGCCGCCGACAATCCCGACGGCACGCCGTCCCCTGCAGCCGAGTCTCTGGAGGCCACCCGCTCCAAGCTCAGACTGCAACTGCGTGAAGGGAAGCTCGACCATCGGTCGGTCGAGGTGGAGGTCAAGGAACGGGGGCTCCCCGTCGGAATCATCTCCGGCCCCGGAGGCATGGAAGAGCTGGAAAACAATCTCCGCGACATGCTGGGCGGCATGTTCCCGGGAAAAAAGAAGAAGCGCATGATGAAGGTGCCGGACGCGTTGAAGCACCTCACGCAGGAGGAGGCGCAACGCATCATCGATATGGATGAAGTCGTCCGGGAAGCGGTCACGAAGGTGGAGCAGACGGGGATTGTCTTCCTCGAC
The DNA window shown above is from Nitrospira tepida and carries:
- the hslV gene encoding ATP-dependent protease subunit HslV, which produces MTIRSTTILCVRRDGRVAMGSDGQVTLGTTVMKQNARKLRRLYQDRVLAGFAGATADAFTLFEKFDAKLEEYRGNLTRAAVELAKDWRTDRVLRRLEALLAVADIENSFVISGTGDVIEPEDGILAIGSGGPYALAAARGLLMHSTLNARRVVEESMRIAGGIDIYTNQQLVVEELAR
- the trmFO gene encoding methylenetetrahydrofolate--tRNA-(uracil(54)-C(5))-methyltransferase (FADH(2)-oxidizing) TrmFO, which gives rise to MRDDLLIIGGGLAGSEAAWQAANRGVKVTLYEMRPKEPTKAHKTGLLAELVCSNSLGSSEILSAPGILKEEMRRLGSLIIRAAEQARVPAGSALAVDREQFAQQITRELEGHPNVRILREEVTDIPDDAVCIVATGPLTSDRLSQAISRLTHHKHLYFFDAISPIVDADSINMEVVFRASRYDKGGDDYLNCPFDEATYHAFYQALLAAEKVQPKDFEKIPYFEGCIPIEVMAERGPQTMLFGPLKPVGLEDPRTGRRPHAVVQLRAENIHRTSYNLVGFQTKLTYPEQRRVFRMIPGLEQAEFLRYGSLHRNTFINSPRLLHNTLQMKTREQIFFAGQIVGVEGYTESAAMGGLAGINAVRLLSGLPPVTPPPTTAHGCLLHYITTCEPNHFQPINTNYGLFPPLPTRIRDKEQKRRLIGERAVKDLEAWKTQSGLS
- the xerC gene encoding tyrosine recombinase XerC, with protein sequence MEDAIRAFVTFLDVQRGASRDTIRSYESDLRQVAKFLQHQQGSQGDPSLTSLTTQSIRDYLAWLDGRGEKKSSLARKLATLRSFFRFLNRDGRLSGNPAEQVRMPKQAKPLPRVLTKDDAGVLMEMPEGDTALARRDRAILETLYSTGARVSELVRLNREDLDLVNGLVRLSGKGRKERIVPIGQVAIDAIAQYEAGELRHGGSATTDRTGPVFRNRRGGRLTVRSVERIVARYSAALPGGRVSPHALRHSFATHLLDEGADLRAIQELLGHASLATTQRYTHVATDHLMAVYDRAHPRAGKTPPARPATTRR
- the hslU gene encoding ATP-dependent protease ATPase subunit HslU, with product MKLERDTHPLNVNSLTPRQIVQELDRYVIGQREAKRMVAIALRNRWRRQQLPPELRDEVMPKNIIMIGPTGVGKTEIARRLAKLAEAPFIKVEASKFTEVGYVGRDVESIIRDLTEAAVGLVKARHLEEVRQKAEQLGEERLLDLLLPSQKSSLGFAADNPDGTPSPAAESLEATRSKLRLQLREGKLDHRSVEVEVKERGLPVGIISGPGGMEELENNLRDMLGGMFPGKKKKRMMKVPDALKHLTQEEAQRIIDMDEVVREAVTKVEQTGIVFLDEIDKIAGRERSAGPDVSREGVQRDLLPIVEGSTVNTKYGPVHTDHILFIAAGAFHVAKPSDLIPELQGRFPIRVELDALTKDDFVKILTEPRGSLMRQYQSLLATEGVTLEFTPDGLEEIAATALQVNDQTENIGARRLFTIMERLLEQVSFDGAEAADRHVAIDAAYVKDRLQGIVKDQDLSRYIL